From the genome of Setaria viridis chromosome 1, Setaria_viridis_v4.0, whole genome shotgun sequence:
TGCAGCTGCTGTACAACACGGCGCTGCTCCGGCCGTCGATGGACCGGTACTGGGCCAAGATACCTGCGATCCGCGCCGCCATGGTGGCGCACCCGGAGGCGGAGTGGGTGTGGTGGGTGGACTCCGACGCCGTGCTCACGGATATGGACTTCCGCCTCCCCCTGCGCCGGTATCGCCGCCACAACCTCGTCGTCCACGGCTGGCCGAGCCTTGTGTTCGAGGCCAGGTCCTGGACCAGCCTCAACGCGGGGGTGTTCCTCATCCGGAACTGTCAGTGGTCGCTCGACTTCATGGACGCGTGGGCCGCCATGGGGCCCGACTCCCCGGACTACCGCCGCTGGGGCACCGTGCTCAAGTCCACGTTCAAGGACAAGGTGTTCGACGAGTCGGACGACCAGTCGGCGCTCGTGTACATGCTGCTGCAGAGCGGCAGCCCGTGGCGGGAGAAGGTGTTCCTGGAGAGCGACTACTACTTCGAGGGCTACTGGCTGGAGATCGTGGGGCGGCTCGGCAACGTCACGGAGCGGTACGAGGCCATGGAGCGGCGACCGGGGTCGGCCGCGCTGCGGAGGCGGCGTGCGGAAGCAGAGCACGTGGCGCACGCCGCGGCGAGGAACGCGGCGCTGGCGGGGGCTGGGCTGGCGGAGGCCGGGGtgcgcgggtggcggcggccattcGTGACGCACTTCACGGGGTGCCAGCCGTGCAGCGGGCACCGGAACGAGCACTACTCCGGGGCCAGCTGCGACGAGGGCATGCGCCGCGCGCTCAACTTCGCCGACGACCAGGTGCTCAGGGCGTACGGGTTCCGGCACGCCGGCCCGCTCAGCGACGAC
Proteins encoded in this window:
- the LOC117844220 gene encoding probable glycosyltransferase 7; the encoded protein is MSPRAAKPSLLTDALLFAAGAVVATVLLLALAKPFAQPDAYHEGAATLHAGSGGGAGRSSRTFYDDPALSYTVDRSITGWDEKRAGWARAHPEVSAGGVEGVLMVSGSQPAPCGAPGGDHTLLRLLKNKADYCRLHGVQLLYNTALLRPSMDRYWAKIPAIRAAMVAHPEAEWVWWVDSDAVLTDMDFRLPLRRYRRHNLVVHGWPSLVFEARSWTSLNAGVFLIRNCQWSLDFMDAWAAMGPDSPDYRRWGTVLKSTFKDKVFDESDDQSALVYMLLQSGSPWREKVFLESDYYFEGYWLEIVGRLGNVTERYEAMERRPGSAALRRRRAEAEHVAHAAARNAALAGAGLAEAGVRGWRRPFVTHFTGCQPCSGHRNEHYSGASCDEGMRRALNFADDQVLRAYGFRHAGPLSDDVQPLPFDYPASVS